From a region of the Chondrinema litorale genome:
- a CDS encoding helix-turn-helix transcriptional regulator, protein MQPTNIAHINKNYGWFLGSFADNQLHKHYAIQLSIAIEEPIRLSLTKFNIETNKTLLIQPNVAHQLSCKGNHLLILINPTSSIGHFWHRYSSNELLEINSQMVIDLKLLVSKYLASKIKKEEFIDQLNSQIQKYDCHCEDYIHSGDERIEKAIDYLNQNSERVVPLTEIAELCHLSTDRFQHLFREVTGQTYRRAQLWVKLMNALPKLKTQPLTTIAHNCGFADSAHFSRTFKESFGFSPREFLKLSQFVQV, encoded by the coding sequence ATGCAACCAACAAACATTGCCCATATTAATAAAAACTATGGTTGGTTTCTAGGATCATTCGCAGACAATCAACTTCATAAACATTATGCTATACAATTGAGTATTGCCATAGAAGAACCTATCCGATTAAGTCTAACCAAATTCAATATTGAAACTAACAAAACCCTTTTAATTCAGCCAAATGTTGCTCACCAATTATCATGTAAGGGCAATCACTTGCTTATACTTATAAACCCAACATCTTCCATCGGGCATTTTTGGCATCGATATTCATCCAACGAACTATTGGAAATTAACAGTCAAATGGTAATAGACTTGAAATTACTCGTCTCTAAATATCTAGCCAGCAAAATAAAAAAAGAAGAGTTTATCGATCAATTAAACAGTCAAATTCAAAAATACGATTGCCATTGCGAAGACTATATCCATTCTGGAGATGAGCGAATCGAGAAGGCAATTGATTACTTAAACCAGAATTCTGAAAGAGTTGTACCCCTCACAGAAATTGCTGAACTCTGCCATCTTTCTACTGATAGATTTCAACACTTGTTTAGAGAAGTTACCGGACAAACTTATAGACGAGCTCAACTGTGGGTGAAATTAATGAATGCTTTGCCAAAACTAAAAACTCAACCACTCACTACAATTGCACATAATTGCGGCTTTGCAGATAGTGCTCATTTTAGTCGCACATTCAAAGAAAGTTTTGGCTTTTCGCCAAGAGAGTTTTTAAAACTTAGCCAGTTTGTTCAAGTTTAG
- a CDS encoding DEAD/DEAH box helicase: protein MSKPIKSQKAILSKLGIEKLNNMQLEAQLAIESCFEVMILSPTGTGKTLAFLLPLINELDNESDQIQMVVIVPSRELAIQIEQVMREMGTGFKVNAVYGGRNSSKDKIEIKHRPAVLIGTPGRVADHLRRKTFRTRDIKTLVLDEFDKSLEVGFEDEMKEILELLPKVEKKILTSATQGVEIPEFVGIHEPALVDYLHEKVSQLQIKKVLSPKKDKLETLLDLIAHIGDQNGIVFCNFKDSIQRVSDYLSDNNISHGIFYGGIEQTERERALIKFRNGTYKILLATDLAARGIDVPELKFIIHYHLPIKSEEFTHRNGRTARMNNEGTAYVIQYEKEDLPEFIGDIPTEELTGTQLPKPSKWSTLFISGGRKDKISKGDVAGLFFKQGNLTKDDLGLIELKNDCAFVSVRTATIKSLLPKVNNVKLKKKKVRVLEV from the coding sequence ATGTCTAAACCAATTAAGAGCCAGAAAGCAATACTCTCTAAACTGGGTATAGAGAAGTTGAATAATATGCAATTGGAGGCACAATTAGCCATAGAATCTTGCTTTGAAGTGATGATTCTTTCTCCTACCGGTACAGGTAAGACATTGGCTTTTTTGCTTCCATTGATCAACGAGTTAGACAACGAAAGCGATCAGATTCAAATGGTGGTAATTGTACCATCAAGAGAATTGGCTATCCAGATAGAGCAAGTAATGCGTGAGATGGGAACTGGCTTTAAAGTAAATGCAGTGTATGGAGGCCGTAATAGTTCTAAAGACAAAATAGAAATTAAACACCGACCAGCTGTTTTAATTGGCACTCCTGGTAGAGTAGCAGATCATTTAAGAAGAAAGACGTTCCGTACTAGAGATATTAAAACTTTGGTCTTAGATGAGTTTGATAAATCATTGGAAGTAGGTTTCGAAGACGAGATGAAAGAAATTCTCGAACTACTTCCTAAGGTGGAGAAAAAGATTTTGACATCAGCTACGCAAGGTGTGGAGATACCTGAGTTTGTTGGCATACATGAGCCTGCACTTGTAGATTACCTGCATGAAAAGGTGAGCCAACTCCAAATTAAAAAAGTGCTTTCTCCTAAAAAAGACAAGCTCGAAACCTTGCTAGATTTAATTGCTCATATCGGCGATCAAAATGGAATTGTCTTTTGCAATTTTAAAGACTCTATTCAGCGAGTAAGCGATTATTTGTCAGATAATAACATTTCTCATGGTATATTTTATGGAGGAATTGAGCAAACCGAAAGAGAAAGAGCACTAATAAAATTTAGAAACGGTACTTATAAAATTTTGCTAGCCACCGATTTAGCTGCAAGAGGTATTGATGTACCAGAACTAAAGTTTATCATTCACTATCATCTTCCAATTAAAAGTGAAGAGTTTACCCATAGAAATGGTAGAACTGCTCGAATGAACAACGAAGGTACAGCTTATGTAATTCAATATGAAAAGGAAGACCTTCCAGAGTTTATTGGAGATATTCCTACAGAAGAACTTACAGGCACTCAATTACCCAAACCTTCTAAATGGAGTACTTTGTTTATTTCTGGTGGTAGAAAGGATAAAATATCTAAAGGTGATGTAGCTGGACTTTTCTTTAAGCAAGGTAATCTTACCAAAGATGATTTGGGTTTAATAGAATTGAAAAACGATTGTGCATTTGTTTCTGTGAGAACTGCGACAATCAAGTCTCTTTTGCCTAAAGTAAACAATGTAAAATTGAAGAAGAAAAAAGTAAGAGTTTTAGAAGTTTAA
- a CDS encoding FecR family protein, with protein sequence MEQQFYIAELISKRIRNSISQKEETELQNWINESTENAELFQKIISNEQLLSKLEIYQLFDQQKSWELMEEKLFKTKTVQLQSQKYWRYAAAILLPLFLAVGVMYFYLNSTEEDALSRIDKVVKPGSQKATLILEDGTDVDLQGETPQENIKQRATEIINYNNVLTYSIDTSLQDSSATPKSKIELVFNQLITPVGGGYQLTLADGTEVWLNAASSLKYPIAFTDSTREVFLEGEGYFKVAHNGKPFIVNGNSVNIGVLGTTFNVSNYEEEPLATATLVEGSIQLNTSKKQKILQPNDHAVFTKKNSDLVVNQVNTSVYTSWVDGKIEFANEDLETVMRKLARWYNFEYSFENEQAKQFHFTGRINNTAQISSILKMLEMTTKVKFELEEETIVIL encoded by the coding sequence ATGGAACAGCAATTTTACATAGCAGAATTAATCAGTAAGAGAATTAGAAATTCAATTTCTCAGAAAGAAGAAACTGAGTTACAAAATTGGATTAACGAGTCTACGGAAAATGCTGAATTATTCCAGAAAATAATTAGCAACGAACAGCTGCTATCTAAACTAGAAATCTATCAATTATTCGATCAACAAAAAAGTTGGGAATTGATGGAGGAGAAGCTGTTTAAAACTAAAACTGTTCAATTACAATCTCAAAAATATTGGCGATACGCTGCAGCGATTTTGTTACCATTATTTTTAGCAGTTGGTGTTATGTATTTTTATTTGAACTCGACAGAAGAAGATGCTTTGAGCAGAATTGATAAAGTGGTTAAACCAGGTTCACAGAAGGCAACGCTAATTTTAGAAGATGGAACTGATGTCGATTTACAAGGTGAAACACCACAAGAAAATATTAAACAAAGAGCAACTGAAATTATCAATTATAACAATGTACTTACTTATTCTATAGATACTTCTTTACAAGATTCAAGTGCGACTCCGAAAAGTAAAATTGAATTGGTTTTTAATCAGTTGATAACTCCAGTAGGAGGTGGTTATCAGTTAACTTTGGCAGACGGTACAGAAGTTTGGCTCAATGCAGCTTCGTCTTTAAAATACCCAATTGCTTTTACTGATAGTACTAGAGAAGTGTTTTTAGAAGGGGAAGGATACTTTAAAGTGGCTCACAATGGCAAACCATTTATTGTGAATGGTAATAGTGTGAATATCGGGGTGTTAGGAACAACTTTTAATGTTTCTAATTACGAAGAAGAGCCACTAGCAACAGCAACCTTGGTAGAAGGTAGTATTCAATTAAATACATCTAAAAAACAAAAAATCTTGCAACCGAATGACCATGCTGTTTTCACAAAGAAAAATTCAGATTTAGTTGTTAATCAGGTCAATACGAGTGTGTATACCTCTTGGGTAGATGGAAAAATAGAATTTGCAAACGAAGATTTAGAAACCGTAATGCGGAAGCTTGCCCGCTGGTATAACTTTGAATATTCCTTTGAAAATGAACAAGCCAAGCAATTTCATTTTACTGGTAGGATAAACAATACAGCTCAGATTTCATCTATTTTGAAAATGCTGGAAATGACTACCAAAGTGAAATTTGAATTAGAAGAAGAAACGATCGTGATTTTATAA
- a CDS encoding LytR/AlgR family response regulator transcription factor, translating to MKLKCLIVDDEPNAVLLLESYIKRLPYLSLQKSCYNGIEVLDFLKNNAVDLILLDINMPMLNGMDLSSTISDQVGIIFTTAYSEYAVESYERNAIDYLLKPITFVRFQKALSLLNTEKPQINQTTSESVDWLYIKSGTEFIRIEFDDILFVKGEREYISIHTISKKHLIYKRMKEIENQLPSNFCRVHQSFIVNLTKIDKVIQNNITIGKAHIPISQSYKAAFLKRIEKYLL from the coding sequence ATGAAACTCAAATGTCTGATTGTTGACGATGAACCAAATGCGGTATTACTATTGGAGTCTTACATTAAAAGATTGCCTTATTTAAGCTTGCAAAAAAGTTGTTACAATGGCATTGAAGTGCTCGATTTTTTAAAGAATAATGCTGTCGATCTTATCTTACTTGATATTAATATGCCCATGTTAAATGGGATGGATTTATCTTCCACCATTTCAGATCAAGTTGGTATTATATTTACAACCGCTTATTCTGAATATGCAGTAGAAAGTTATGAGAGAAATGCGATTGATTACCTTTTAAAACCCATCACATTTGTTCGGTTTCAAAAAGCATTATCTTTACTCAATACCGAAAAGCCGCAGATTAATCAAACTACATCAGAAAGCGTTGACTGGCTTTATATTAAATCTGGAACAGAGTTCATCCGTATCGAGTTTGATGATATTTTATTTGTAAAAGGGGAAAGAGAATACATTAGCATTCATACAATTTCAAAAAAGCACTTGATCTACAAAAGAATGAAAGAGATAGAAAATCAATTACCATCAAACTTTTGTAGAGTTCACCAATCCTTTATTGTAAACTTGACTAAAATCGACAAAGTGATTCAGAATAATATCACTATTGGCAAAGCTCATATTCCGATCAGTCAGTCTTATAAAGCGGCTTTTCTTAAGCGGATAGAGAAGTATTTGTTATGA
- a CDS encoding DEAD/DEAH box helicase, producing the protein MSFEKLGLSEALLKAISKKGYTTPSPIQEQAIPAILEGKDVLASAQTGTGKTAGFTLPLLQRLSDKANRKFRPIRGLILTPTRELAAQVFTNVKEYSEFLDLRSAVIYGGVNQNPQVNAINRGVDILVATPGRLLDLHNQNLVSLKHVRILVLDEADRMLDMGFLRDIERIMKVMPERRQGLMFSATFSKPIKKLANGILNQPVQVEVTPENTTVESISQKIYRVAKTKKTGLIIKLISEGNWTQVLVFTRTKHGANRLCEKLGKNRIKSAAIHGNKSQGARTKALAGFKDGSISVLVATDIAARGLDIPLLPHVINFELPNVAEDYVHRIGRTGRAGASGEAISLVSADETAYLKDIEKLIGIKFPINIVEGFEPDPNASTEPIKQGQNRNQNSQPKKAKKKPSNGNFNNRNKTNNSGAGNRKRKRIRTK; encoded by the coding sequence ATGTCATTTGAAAAATTAGGCTTGTCCGAAGCCTTGCTAAAAGCTATTAGCAAAAAAGGATACACAACACCAAGTCCTATTCAGGAACAAGCTATACCAGCTATATTAGAAGGCAAAGACGTATTAGCGTCTGCTCAAACAGGAACCGGAAAAACTGCTGGTTTTACTTTGCCACTTCTACAAAGATTATCTGATAAAGCAAATAGAAAGTTTAGGCCAATTAGAGGTTTAATTTTAACACCTACAAGAGAGTTAGCTGCTCAGGTTTTTACTAATGTAAAGGAATATAGTGAATTCTTAGACTTGCGCTCGGCAGTAATTTATGGTGGAGTAAACCAAAATCCGCAGGTAAATGCTATTAATAGAGGTGTAGACATTTTGGTAGCGACACCCGGTCGTTTATTGGACTTGCACAATCAGAATCTAGTTTCACTAAAACATGTTAGAATTTTAGTTTTAGATGAAGCCGACAGAATGTTAGACATGGGCTTTTTACGCGATATTGAGCGTATTATGAAAGTGATGCCTGAAAGAAGACAAGGTCTTATGTTTTCAGCTACATTTTCTAAACCGATTAAAAAATTAGCCAATGGCATTTTAAATCAACCAGTGCAAGTTGAGGTAACGCCAGAAAATACCACAGTTGAATCAATTTCGCAAAAAATATATCGTGTAGCAAAGACCAAAAAAACAGGGTTAATTATCAAATTAATTTCTGAAGGAAACTGGACACAAGTTTTGGTATTTACCAGAACAAAGCATGGTGCCAATAGACTTTGTGAAAAACTGGGTAAAAATAGAATTAAATCTGCTGCTATACATGGCAACAAAAGTCAAGGTGCGCGTACAAAAGCCTTAGCAGGTTTTAAAGATGGAAGTATTAGTGTTTTAGTTGCTACAGACATTGCTGCACGTGGCTTAGATATACCTTTACTACCGCATGTTATAAATTTTGAGCTTCCTAATGTGGCTGAAGATTACGTACATAGAATTGGTAGAACAGGGCGTGCTGGAGCAAGTGGAGAGGCAATTAGTTTGGTAAGTGCTGATGAAACCGCTTACTTAAAAGATATTGAAAAGCTAATTGGAATTAAATTTCCGATTAATATAGTAGAAGGTTTTGAGCCTGATCCAAATGCATCGACAGAACCTATAAAGCAAGGCCAGAATAGGAATCAAAATTCACAGCCTAAAAAAGCAAAGAAGAAACCAAGCAACGGTAACTTTAACAACAGGAACAAAACCAATAATTCTGGTGCAGGCAACAGGAAAAGAAAAAGAATTAGAACTAAGTAA
- a CDS encoding transglutaminase-like domain-containing protein: MQEYLKETKLLNYSNPAIQKLISDRNWLMLKEEDRLKAIYNFVRDEIQFGYNIDDNISAAQVLQNGYGQCNTKSVLLMALLRAVNIPNRIHGFTIDKALQKGAITGIWYQLSPKNILHSWVEVYINEQWYFLEGIILDKAYLNALQKKFANCKTTFCGYGAYTDNFEKPAIDWNFNNTFIQDKGINQDFGLFNSPDEFYQKHGQQLNPIKKFVFRKLVRHLMNKNVRKIRASYP, from the coding sequence ATGCAAGAATACCTAAAAGAAACAAAGCTACTAAACTATTCAAATCCAGCTATTCAAAAGTTGATTTCTGATAGAAATTGGCTTATGTTGAAAGAGGAAGACAGATTAAAAGCTATTTACAATTTTGTAAGAGACGAAATACAATTTGGCTATAATATAGATGACAATATTAGTGCTGCACAGGTTTTACAAAACGGTTATGGACAATGTAATACAAAATCGGTTTTGCTAATGGCTTTGCTGCGTGCTGTAAACATACCTAACAGAATTCACGGTTTTACTATCGATAAAGCATTACAAAAAGGCGCAATTACAGGCATTTGGTATCAACTTTCTCCCAAAAATATTCTGCATAGTTGGGTTGAAGTTTACATAAATGAGCAATGGTATTTTTTAGAAGGCATAATTCTGGATAAAGCCTATTTAAATGCATTGCAAAAGAAATTTGCCAACTGTAAAACCACTTTTTGTGGTTACGGAGCTTACACTGATAATTTTGAAAAACCAGCTATCGATTGGAATTTCAATAACACATTTATTCAAGATAAAGGCATAAACCAAGACTTTGGATTATTTAATAGCCCAGATGAGTTTTACCAAAAACATGGTCAACAGCTTAATCCTATAAAGAAGTTTGTATTCAGAAAACTAGTAAGGCATTTGATGAATAAAAATGTAAGAAAGATTAGAGCATCATATCCATAA
- a CDS encoding carboxypeptidase-like regulatory domain-containing protein, which yields MKKISLIALFLCLSIYSAAQNVTFNIQLEKATLETIINELRNQSDINFIYNHEELSEYTPKDISLSNASLEEILDESLKDTNLTYKKVDETIVITPKEPDDSASINQNKYTQTIRGTLKDVDTHTPLIGATIRILETDPIVGSVTNEKGEFKLSNIPIGRVSLYITYIGYKPITMPNVLVNSGKEVMLDLYLQESTLEMETLDVTATGIKGQALDEMSVVSARSISPEETNRYPGGFNDPSRIMSNFTGVTSSQDGNNDIIVRGNSPKYMQWRLEGVQITNPNHFADQNAVGGLISALNNNMLATSDFYGGAFSSEYGDVLSGIYDVKFRQGNNEQFEAVAGIGTMGTDFTVQGPLSKNYNGSYLVNYRYSTLAIASELGLTDVQGIPNYQDASYKIVLPTKKAGTFSLFGLGGISKFSIEDVTPIDWNTPGDNAMRSNIREDYDKKAHLLNTGINHTINITPNSYLKSTLFYSNEGIDDDIYELELYEPLIDTDNSEEDSVLSSKLNFTNRMRKSVYRAAVTYHHKISAKHKIQIGTKYALFDYDYYQSQLNEDEAARVTLMDFDERVSTLRNFVSWRYNVNDNLSIVTGVHNMNVLYNNKSTLEPRFSVSWNYSSNSALSFGYGLHSNMESIHNYFAKVELKDGTITEPNKDLDLLKTHHFVLGYEKYFSENIRVKAEVYYQHLYNLPVENSDSSYYSTINEGQDFRYVDLVNDGKGRNYGVEFTIERFFANNYYFLVNTSVYQSLYTAKDGIERNTRYNNNYMINMIGGKEYQGWGKKHNQTFGINAKLFIGGGQKIIPLLRDENGNLAVDPENNKYWDYSKAYESKLDDFYYLILSVNYKWNKPKATHELTLVLDNITDSKGKISEYYDESEPNSIGYTTKGGFYPNLMYRIYF from the coding sequence ATGAAAAAGATCAGTTTGATTGCTCTTTTTTTGTGCCTGTCTATATATTCGGCCGCGCAAAATGTTACTTTCAACATACAGCTCGAAAAAGCTACTTTAGAAACAATTATCAATGAATTAAGAAATCAATCAGACATTAATTTTATATACAACCATGAAGAATTAAGTGAGTATACTCCCAAAGATATTTCTCTGAGCAATGCTTCTTTGGAAGAAATACTTGATGAGAGTTTGAAAGACACCAATCTCACATATAAAAAGGTAGATGAAACAATTGTAATCACCCCAAAAGAGCCGGATGATTCAGCTTCCATCAATCAAAATAAATATACCCAAACCATTCGAGGAACTTTAAAAGATGTAGATACTCACACACCACTTATCGGAGCAACCATTCGGATATTAGAAACCGATCCGATAGTGGGTTCAGTTACCAATGAGAAAGGGGAATTTAAATTAAGCAATATTCCAATTGGTAGGGTGAGCTTGTATATTACATACATTGGTTATAAGCCGATTACAATGCCAAATGTATTGGTGAACTCTGGTAAAGAAGTGATGCTAGATTTATATCTGCAAGAATCTACTTTGGAAATGGAAACGCTTGATGTAACGGCAACAGGTATTAAAGGGCAGGCTTTAGACGAAATGTCTGTGGTGAGTGCCAGATCGATTTCACCTGAAGAAACTAACCGATATCCCGGTGGTTTTAACGATCCATCCAGAATCATGTCGAATTTTACTGGTGTTACCAGCTCACAAGATGGTAATAATGATATTATTGTAAGAGGAAATTCACCCAAATACATGCAATGGAGATTGGAGGGAGTTCAGATTACCAACCCAAACCATTTTGCCGATCAAAATGCAGTTGGAGGATTAATTAGTGCATTGAATAACAATATGTTAGCTACATCAGATTTTTATGGGGGTGCATTTTCTTCTGAATATGGCGATGTGCTTTCTGGTATTTATGATGTAAAGTTTAGGCAAGGAAACAACGAACAGTTTGAAGCAGTAGCCGGTATTGGCACAATGGGAACAGATTTTACTGTACAAGGTCCATTAAGTAAAAATTACAATGGTTCTTATCTGGTAAACTATAGGTATTCAACTTTGGCAATTGCCAGTGAATTGGGTTTAACTGATGTACAGGGAATCCCAAATTATCAAGATGCATCTTATAAGATTGTACTTCCCACAAAAAAGGCTGGAACATTTTCGTTATTTGGTTTAGGTGGCATTAGTAAGTTTTCGATTGAAGATGTAACTCCAATAGATTGGAATACTCCCGGCGATAATGCCATGCGCAGCAATATTAGAGAAGATTACGACAAGAAAGCGCATTTGCTAAATACAGGGATTAACCACACCATCAATATTACGCCAAACAGTTATTTAAAATCAACTTTGTTTTATTCTAATGAAGGGATTGACGATGATATTTACGAATTAGAGCTCTACGAACCTTTAATTGATACAGATAATTCTGAAGAAGATTCTGTGTTGAGTAGCAAATTGAATTTTACTAATAGAATGAGAAAAAGTGTTTATCGTGCAGCAGTTACTTATCATCATAAAATTAGTGCAAAACATAAAATCCAGATTGGGACAAAGTATGCTTTGTTTGATTACGATTATTACCAAAGCCAACTCAATGAGGACGAGGCAGCCAGAGTCACTTTAATGGATTTTGATGAACGAGTAAGTACACTTAGAAACTTTGTGAGTTGGAGATACAATGTGAATGATAACTTATCAATTGTAACCGGAGTACATAATATGAATGTGCTTTATAACAACAAAAGTACGCTCGAACCTAGATTCTCTGTAAGCTGGAATTATTCTTCTAATAGTGCACTCTCATTTGGCTATGGCCTTCATAGCAATATGGAAAGTATACACAATTATTTTGCTAAGGTTGAGCTTAAAGATGGTACCATCACCGAACCGAATAAAGATTTAGATCTTTTAAAAACGCATCATTTTGTACTTGGTTATGAAAAATATTTCTCTGAAAATATCAGGGTGAAGGCAGAAGTTTACTATCAGCATTTGTACAATTTGCCGGTAGAAAACAGTGATTCGAGTTATTATTCAACCATAAACGAAGGGCAAGATTTTAGATATGTAGATTTAGTGAATGATGGAAAAGGTCGCAATTATGGAGTTGAGTTTACCATTGAGCGATTTTTTGCCAACAACTATTATTTCTTAGTCAATACTTCGGTTTATCAGTCACTTTACACAGCTAAAGATGGCATTGAGCGAAATACAAGATATAATAATAATTACATGATCAACATGATTGGTGGTAAAGAGTATCAGGGTTGGGGAAAAAAGCATAACCAGACTTTTGGGATAAACGCTAAGCTTTTTATTGGTGGCGGGCAAAAAATTATTCCACTATTAAGAGATGAAAACGGAAATTTAGCAGTAGACCCAGAAAACAATAAATATTGGGATTACAGCAAAGCTTACGAAAGCAAACTCGATGATTTTTATTATTTAATTCTATCTGTTAACTACAAATGGAACAAGCCAAAAGCTACTCATGAACTCACGCTGGTATTGGATAATATAACAGATTCAAAAGGCAAAATCTCTGAATATTATGATGAGTCGGAGCCAAATTCCATTGGTTATACCACTAAAGGTGGCTTTTATCCGAACTTGATGTACAGAATATATTTTTAA
- a CDS encoding epoxide hydrolase family protein, translating to MMIDDFKVNIAETEIADLKECIKKTRWPDELKNSQWTYGTNLSYLKELAEYWQSEFDWRKTEEKINAYPNFIAEIDGCKIHFIHVKSERENAIPILITHGWPGSFLEMFKVIDCLKNSEELAFDIIVPSIIGFGFSEKITTHGVDYGFVADLWHKLILQLGYKNYSIQGGDIGAGISIRLAQQHPESIIALHLNYISDSYQPYLVEGEKLSDEELAYKSFAEKWNATEGAYGMIQSTKPLSLAYGLNDSPIGLCAWIIEKFNSWSDNDGYIENCFTKDELLSNVSLYWFTQTIHSSMRMYHAISQNPMVFGPHDFVKSSVGFANFPKEIPTPPRSYIEKGLNLIQWTNMPKGGHFAALEQPELLATDIISLLEKVI from the coding sequence ATGATGATAGATGACTTTAAAGTAAATATTGCTGAAACAGAAATTGCTGATTTAAAAGAATGCATAAAAAAAACACGCTGGCCAGATGAGTTAAAAAACTCCCAATGGACTTATGGGACTAATCTATCTTATTTAAAAGAATTGGCTGAGTACTGGCAAAGCGAATTTGATTGGAGGAAAACTGAAGAAAAGATTAATGCTTACCCAAATTTTATTGCTGAGATTGATGGTTGTAAGATTCATTTTATCCATGTAAAAAGTGAAAGAGAAAATGCAATTCCGATATTAATTACGCATGGTTGGCCGGGTTCATTTCTTGAGATGTTCAAAGTAATTGATTGCTTAAAAAACTCAGAAGAGTTGGCGTTTGATATTATTGTGCCTTCAATTATTGGCTTTGGGTTTTCAGAGAAAATAACTACTCATGGTGTCGATTATGGTTTTGTTGCAGACTTGTGGCATAAACTTATACTTCAGCTTGGCTACAAAAACTATAGCATACAAGGTGGAGATATTGGAGCAGGTATCAGCATTAGGTTGGCTCAACAACATCCTGAAAGCATAATTGCTTTGCATCTAAATTACATTTCAGATTCGTATCAACCTTATTTGGTAGAAGGAGAGAAGCTAAGTGATGAAGAATTAGCTTATAAAAGTTTTGCTGAAAAGTGGAATGCGACTGAAGGAGCTTATGGTATGATTCAGAGTACAAAGCCACTCTCACTTGCTTATGGATTAAATGATTCACCAATTGGACTTTGTGCTTGGATAATCGAAAAGTTTAATAGTTGGAGTGATAATGACGGTTACATTGAAAATTGCTTTACCAAAGATGAATTGCTTAGCAATGTTTCTTTGTATTGGTTTACCCAAACGATTCATTCTTCAATGCGAATGTACCATGCCATTAGCCAAAATCCTATGGTATTTGGACCGCATGATTTTGTGAAAAGTTCGGTGGGGTTTGCCAATTTCCCGAAAGAAATTCCAACCCCACCAAGATCTTATATAGAAAAAGGGCTCAACCTTATTCAATGGACAAATATGCCCAAAGGAGGGCATTTTGCTGCTTTAGAACAACCTGAGTTGCTTGCCACAGATATCATCTCTTTGTTAGAGAAAGTAATTTAG
- a CDS encoding RNA polymerase sigma-70 factor has product MKKTQFTKSKSLDKKVFKLIFDKFFNALCAFAYKYLNEVATAEDLVQEAFVNFWEKGENFENESAIKAFLYTSVRNKCLNYLKHQTVKQKHEQNLIYELESDQFFTQHIIEEEVFNQLYQEIAQLPKAAQQIMMLALKGLKNKEIAEELSISENTVKTQKKIAYSKLKQKLSPPLNAILLTL; this is encoded by the coding sequence TTGAAAAAAACGCAATTCACTAAATCAAAGTCACTAGATAAAAAAGTATTTAAACTTATTTTTGATAAGTTTTTTAATGCGCTTTGTGCTTTTGCCTATAAATATCTGAATGAAGTTGCCACAGCTGAAGATTTGGTACAAGAAGCATTTGTTAATTTTTGGGAGAAGGGAGAAAACTTTGAAAACGAAAGTGCCATTAAAGCATTTTTATACACGTCGGTAAGGAACAAATGTCTCAACTATTTAAAGCATCAAACAGTAAAACAAAAGCACGAACAAAACCTCATTTACGAGCTAGAATCTGATCAATTTTTTACCCAACATATTATTGAAGAAGAGGTATTTAATCAACTCTATCAAGAAATTGCTCAACTACCAAAAGCTGCTCAACAGATTATGATGTTAGCCCTCAAAGGTTTAAAGAATAAAGAAATAGCCGAAGAACTAAGTATCTCTGAAAATACAGTAAAGACACAAAAAAAGATCGCTTACAGTAAGCTAAAGCAAAAACTATCGCCTCCTTTAAATGCCATTTTACTGACTTTGTGA